In Stenotrophomonas sp. ESTM1D_MKCIP4_1, a single genomic region encodes these proteins:
- the recQ gene encoding DNA helicase RecQ, with protein sequence MASRPAHDLLQRVFGYDDFRGPQQDIVEHVAAGHDALVLMPTGGGKSLCYQVPALLRDGCGIVISPLIALMQDQVEALRQLGVRAEYLNSTLDGETAARVERELLAGELDMLYVAPERLLTGRFLSLLSRSHIALFAIDEAHCVSQWGHDFRPEYRQLTVLHERWPDIPRIALTATADPPTQREIAERLDLAQARHFVSSFDRPNIRYTVVQKDNARKQLTDFLRGHRSEAGIVYCMSRRKVEETAEFLCGQGFNALPYHAGLPPEVRANNQRRFLREDGIVMCATIAFGMGIDKPDVRFVAHTDLPKSMEGYYQETGRAGRDGEAAEAWLCYGLGDVVLLKQMIEQSEASEERKQLERGKLDHLLGYCESMQCRRQVLLAGFGETYPQPCGNCDNCLTPPAAWDATIPAQKALSCVYRSGQRFGVGHLIDILRGSENEKIKQQGHDKLSTYAIGRDLDARTWRSVFRQLVAASMLEVDSEGHGGLRLTDASRDVLTGRRQVSMRRDAASATGGRERSAQRTGLSVLPQDLALFNALRGLRAELAREQNVPAFVIFHDSTLRNIAEQRPTSLDELARVGGIGGTKLSRYGPRLVEIVREEG encoded by the coding sequence CAGGTCCCGGCCCTGCTGCGTGACGGATGTGGCATCGTCATCTCCCCGCTCATCGCGCTCATGCAGGACCAGGTCGAAGCCCTGCGCCAGCTTGGCGTGCGCGCCGAATACCTGAACTCCACCCTGGATGGTGAAACCGCCGCCCGCGTCGAACGCGAGCTGCTGGCCGGCGAACTGGACATGCTCTATGTCGCCCCCGAGCGCCTGCTCACCGGGCGCTTCCTGTCCCTGCTCTCGCGCAGCCACATCGCCCTGTTCGCCATCGACGAAGCGCACTGCGTGTCGCAGTGGGGCCATGATTTCCGCCCGGAGTACCGCCAGCTCACCGTGCTGCACGAGCGCTGGCCGGACATTCCGCGCATCGCCCTCACCGCCACCGCCGACCCGCCCACCCAGCGCGAGATCGCCGAGCGCCTGGATCTGGCGCAGGCCCGGCACTTCGTCAGCTCGTTCGACCGCCCCAACATCCGCTACACCGTGGTGCAGAAGGACAACGCCCGCAAGCAGCTGACCGATTTCCTGCGCGGCCACCGCAGCGAGGCCGGCATCGTGTACTGCATGTCGCGGCGCAAGGTCGAGGAAACCGCCGAGTTCCTCTGCGGCCAGGGCTTCAATGCCCTGCCTTACCACGCCGGCCTGCCGCCGGAGGTGCGGGCGAACAACCAGCGCCGCTTCCTGCGCGAAGACGGCATCGTCATGTGCGCCACCATCGCCTTCGGCATGGGTATCGACAAGCCGGACGTGCGCTTCGTGGCGCATACCGACCTGCCCAAGTCGATGGAAGGCTACTATCAGGAAACCGGCCGCGCCGGCCGTGATGGCGAGGCCGCCGAGGCCTGGCTGTGCTACGGGCTGGGCGACGTGGTGCTGCTCAAGCAGATGATCGAGCAGTCCGAGGCCAGCGAAGAGCGCAAGCAGCTTGAACGCGGCAAGCTGGACCATCTGCTGGGCTACTGCGAATCCATGCAGTGCCGCCGCCAGGTGCTGCTGGCCGGCTTCGGCGAAACCTATCCCCAGCCCTGCGGAAACTGCGACAACTGCCTGACCCCGCCGGCCGCCTGGGATGCCACCATTCCCGCGCAGAAGGCGCTGAGCTGCGTCTACCGCAGTGGCCAGCGCTTCGGCGTCGGCCATCTGATCGACATCCTGCGTGGCAGCGAGAACGAGAAGATCAAGCAGCAGGGCCACGACAAGCTGAGCACCTACGCCATCGGCCGCGACCTGGATGCGCGTACCTGGCGCAGCGTGTTCCGCCAGCTGGTGGCCGCCAGCATGCTGGAAGTGGACAGCGAGGGCCACGGCGGCCTGCGCCTGACCGACGCCAGCCGTGACGTGCTGACCGGCCGCCGCCAGGTCAGCATGCGCCGTGATGCCGCCAGTGCTACCGGCGGGCGCGAGCGCAGCGCCCAGCGCACCGGTCTGTCGGTGCTGCCGCAGGACCTGGCCCTGTTCAACGCCCTGCGTGGCCTGCGTGCCGAACTGGCCCGGGAACAGAACGTACCGGCCTTCGTGATCTTCCACGACAGCACCCTGCGTAACATCGCCGAACAGCGCCCCACCAGCCTGGATGAACTCGCCCGGGTTGGCGGCATCGGTGGCACCAAGCTGAGCCGCTACGGCCCGCGCCTGGTGGAGATCGTGCGCGAGGAGGGGTGA
- a CDS encoding CopL family metal-binding regulatory protein has product MSLASTLLRVVLMLSLLLNGLNAAMAGGHERMGQMAHAMATAEADEPDCHHHVGMKAEPAPQAEAHAHDAHCQIKDCVRSCAQHPLLAVQPHAFVAGPALSLAPQPMPGAGRPAPPLPPISRPPIG; this is encoded by the coding sequence ATGTCCCTCGCCTCGACCCTGCTCCGTGTCGTGCTCATGCTCAGCCTGTTGCTCAACGGGCTGAACGCGGCCATGGCCGGCGGGCACGAGCGGATGGGGCAGATGGCGCATGCCATGGCCACCGCCGAGGCGGACGAGCCCGATTGCCACCACCACGTCGGCATGAAGGCCGAACCCGCGCCGCAGGCCGAAGCACATGCCCACGACGCGCATTGCCAGATCAAGGACTGCGTGCGCAGCTGCGCCCAGCATCCCTTGCTGGCGGTGCAGCCACACGCGTTCGTGGCTGGCCCGGCGCTGTCGCTGGCCCCGCAGCCGATGCCCGGCGCCGGCCGCCCGGCACCGCCGCTGCCTCCCATTTCACGCCCTCCCATCGGCTGA
- a CDS encoding copper resistance system multicopper oxidase gives MNTRIPPGTGALPLPSRRLFVQGLAAGGVVAGAAALGVPQRALAAASATPRLAGAPAVLTDTRVELAIGESLANFTGRTRPAITVNGSLPAPILRWREGQTVDLFVRNTLDRHPTSIHWHGILLPANMDGVPGLSFNGIGPGETYHYHFQLKQSGTYWYHSHSMFQEQAGLYGALIIDPAEPAPYHHDREHVILLSDWTDMDPRALFRRMKKLAEHDNYYKRTLPDFVRDVRRDGWSAAIADRGMWGRMRMTPTDISDVNAHTYTYLMNGTAPAGNWTGLFRSGEKVLLRFINGASMTYFDVRIPGLKMTVVAADGQYIHPVSIDEFRIAPAETFDVLVEPTGQDAFTIFCQDMGRTGFAAGTLAVRHGLQAPVPQRDPRPLLTMSDMGHDMAHLPGMSGHDMGGHGGHDMAAMKSMEGGCGASMGHGAHGGDTASKAPKHPASERNNPLVDMQSSATDPKLDDPGIGLRDNGRQVLTYGAMHSLFEDPDGREPSREIELHLTGHMEKFAWSFDGIPFASAEPLRLNYGERMRIVLVNDTMMQHPIHLHGVWSDVENAQGEFQVRKHTVDMPPGTRRSYRVRADALGRWAYHCHLLYHMEAGMMREVRIEE, from the coding sequence ATGAATACCCGCATTCCCCCCGGTACGGGCGCCCTGCCCCTGCCGTCGCGCCGCCTGTTCGTGCAGGGCCTCGCCGCTGGCGGCGTGGTCGCCGGCGCTGCCGCCCTCGGCGTACCGCAGCGTGCCCTCGCCGCTGCCAGCGCCACCCCACGCCTGGCCGGCGCACCGGCCGTGCTCACCGATACCCGCGTCGAGCTGGCCATCGGCGAGTCGCTGGCCAACTTCACCGGCCGCACCCGCCCGGCCATCACCGTCAACGGCTCGCTGCCCGCGCCCATCCTGCGCTGGCGCGAGGGCCAGACGGTGGACCTGTTCGTGCGCAACACGCTCGACCGCCACCCCACCTCCATCCACTGGCACGGCATCCTGCTGCCAGCCAACATGGACGGCGTGCCCGGCCTCAGCTTCAACGGCATCGGCCCCGGCGAGACCTACCACTACCACTTCCAGTTGAAGCAGTCGGGCACCTACTGGTACCACAGCCATTCGATGTTCCAGGAGCAGGCCGGCCTGTATGGCGCGCTCATCATCGACCCGGCCGAACCGGCGCCGTACCACCACGACCGCGAGCACGTCATCCTTCTCTCGGACTGGACCGACATGGATCCGCGCGCGCTGTTCCGGCGCATGAAGAAACTCGCCGAGCACGACAACTACTACAAGCGCACCCTGCCCGACTTCGTGCGCGACGTGCGCCGCGATGGCTGGTCGGCGGCGATTGCCGACCGTGGCATGTGGGGCCGCATGCGGATGACGCCCACTGACATCTCCGACGTCAACGCGCACACCTACACCTATCTGATGAACGGCACGGCCCCGGCCGGCAACTGGACCGGGCTGTTCCGCAGCGGTGAAAAGGTGCTGCTGCGCTTCATCAACGGCGCCTCGATGACCTACTTCGACGTGCGCATTCCCGGCCTGAAGATGACCGTGGTCGCCGCCGACGGCCAGTACATCCATCCGGTCAGCATCGATGAATTCCGCATCGCCCCGGCCGAGACGTTTGACGTGCTGGTGGAGCCCACCGGCCAGGATGCGTTCACGATCTTCTGCCAGGACATGGGCCGCACCGGCTTCGCCGCCGGCACCCTCGCCGTGCGCCATGGCCTGCAGGCCCCGGTTCCGCAGCGCGACCCGCGCCCGCTGCTGACGATGTCGGACATGGGCCACGACATGGCCCATCTCCCAGGTATGTCGGGCCATGACATGGGTGGCCACGGTGGCCACGACATGGCCGCGATGAAGAGCATGGAAGGCGGCTGCGGTGCCAGCATGGGTCACGGCGCTCACGGCGGCGACACCGCCAGCAAAGCCCCGAAGCACCCCGCCAGCGAGCGCAACAACCCGCTGGTGGACATGCAGAGCTCGGCCACCGACCCGAAGCTGGATGACCCCGGCATCGGCCTGCGTGACAACGGCCGCCAGGTGCTCACCTACGGCGCCATGCACAGCCTGTTCGAGGACCCCGACGGCCGCGAACCCAGCCGCGAGATCGAACTGCACCTGACCGGCCACATGGAAAAATTCGCCTGGTCGTTCGATGGCATTCCCTTCGCCAGCGCCGAACCGCTGCGGCTGAACTACGGCGAGCGCATGCGCATCGTGCTGGTCAACGACACCATGATGCAGCACCCCATCCACCTGCACGGTGTGTGGAGCGACGTGGAAAACGCACAGGGCGAATTCCAGGTGCGCAAGCACACCGTGGACATGCCGCCCGGTACCCGCCGCAGTTACCGCGTCCGCGCCGATGCACTGGGCCGCTGGGCCTACCACTGCCATCTGCTGTACCACATGGAAGCGGGGATGATGCGCGAAGTGAGGATCGAAGAATGA
- a CDS encoding copper resistance protein B has translation MSRLLSQRTITGSVLAIGVAAALPAFAQSHGDHAGHDMAAPKPVDHSQMDHSTMGHSKMDHSSMDHSSMDHGAVDHSQMDHAAMGHDMPAPSEPREPIPVPTDADRAAAFPPIDHGAMEHAPDINSLLLVDRLEQWDGKNGDGQAWEATGWIGGNINRLWLRSEGERSGGRTESSSLEALYGRSVSPWWDVLVGMRQDFRPADSRTWAAIGIQGLAPYKFESSATLYLGSGGQVLAKAEVEYEVLLTNRLILQPLVEATLAAKDEPEHGIGRGLDKVETGLRLRYEFSRRFAPYIGISHERRFGDGADHAGDHARDTRWVAGVRMWF, from the coding sequence ATGAGCCGCCTGCTCTCTCAACGCACGATCACAGGCAGCGTGCTGGCCATCGGCGTCGCCGCGGCCCTGCCCGCCTTCGCACAGTCGCATGGCGACCATGCCGGCCATGACATGGCCGCACCGAAGCCGGTCGATCATTCGCAGATGGACCATTCAACGATGGGCCACTCGAAGATGGACCACTCGAGCATGGATCACTCAAGCATGGATCACGGCGCGGTGGATCACTCGCAGATGGATCATGCGGCGATGGGCCACGACATGCCCGCCCCCAGCGAACCGCGCGAACCGATCCCGGTTCCGACCGATGCCGACCGCGCTGCCGCATTCCCGCCCATCGACCATGGCGCGATGGAGCACGCCCCGGACATCAACAGCCTGCTGCTGGTGGACCGCCTGGAGCAGTGGGACGGAAAGAACGGCGATGGCCAGGCCTGGGAAGCCACCGGCTGGATCGGCGGCAACATCAACCGCCTCTGGCTGCGCAGCGAGGGCGAGCGCAGTGGCGGCCGCACCGAGTCCTCCTCGCTGGAAGCCCTGTACGGCCGCAGCGTGTCGCCGTGGTGGGACGTGCTGGTGGGCATGCGCCAGGACTTCCGCCCCGCAGATTCGCGCACCTGGGCCGCCATCGGCATCCAGGGCCTGGCGCCGTACAAGTTTGAAAGCTCGGCCACGCTCTATCTGGGCTCGGGTGGGCAGGTGCTGGCCAAGGCCGAAGTGGAGTACGAGGTGCTGCTGACCAACCGGCTGATCCTGCAGCCGCTGGTGGAAGCCACGCTGGCCGCCAAGGACGAACCCGAACACGGCATCGGCCGCGGCCTGGACAAGGTCGAAACCGGCCTGCGCCTGCGCTACGAGTTCAGCCGTCGCTTCGCGCCGTACATCGGCATCAGCCACGAGCGCCGTTTTGGTGATGGCGCCGACCATGCCGGTGACCACGCGCGCGACACGCGCTGGGTGGCCGGTGTGCGCATGTGGTTCTGA
- a CDS encoding GNAT family N-acetyltransferase — MSLQIRRATLADAEALSAIAIATYTETWGDSYPPQELDEFLQAHYGSTPQREELTDPRSAVWLLLDGGDVVGYLAAGANTLPHAEARDGDIELKRLYILAAHQNGGHGARLMDTFIAWLDQPQRRTLWVGVWEENIAAQRFYSRYGCEKAGEYDFIVGSTRDREYILRRT; from the coding sequence ATGTCCCTGCAGATCCGCCGCGCCACCCTGGCCGACGCCGAAGCGCTTTCGGCCATTGCCATTGCCACCTACACCGAAACCTGGGGGGACTCGTACCCACCGCAGGAACTGGACGAATTCCTGCAGGCGCACTACGGCAGCACGCCGCAACGCGAGGAACTCACCGACCCACGCAGCGCCGTCTGGCTGCTGCTCGATGGCGGCGATGTAGTGGGCTATCTGGCCGCCGGTGCCAACACCCTGCCGCATGCCGAAGCACGCGACGGCGACATCGAACTGAAGCGGCTGTATATCCTGGCCGCCCACCAGAACGGCGGCCATGGCGCACGCCTGATGGACACCTTCATCGCCTGGCTGGACCAGCCACAGCGCCGCACCCTGTGGGTGGGCGTATGGGAAGAGAACATCGCCGCCCAGCGCTTCTACTCACGCTACGGCTGCGAAAAGGCCGGCGAGTACGACTTCATCGTCGGCAGCACCCGCGACCGCGAGTACATCCTGCGCCGCACGTAG
- a CDS encoding IS110 family transposase gives MSDSLVIGLDVDSKELVPAVADCKAGDRIPNTKAGIARWLKTLPPRCRIGMEATGKHYELVARMAIQAGHVVYVINPRWIKNYGKATGARGKTDAMDAQVIARYVKKESDRLREYVPRSDEQQQMHDLLRKRQTLVETRARLEQSFEVTKSAPGELADILQAMASTLSELESQLQQLCRDGEHEALYKRLLTIPGIGPAVAAHLVYYMTRWPLANANAWIACTGLDPRPNESGGRTGRRRLSKQGAPVLRQMLYMAAMGLKRCRGGQPLYDDLSGRGHPSTAVFNILARKLARIAWGVFKSGKDFDPALLKVGQARFQQA, from the coding sequence ATGTCCGATTCTCTTGTGATTGGTCTGGATGTGGACTCCAAGGAGCTCGTGCCAGCGGTGGCCGACTGCAAGGCAGGTGACAGAATCCCGAACACCAAGGCTGGCATCGCCAGATGGCTCAAGACGCTCCCGCCGCGATGCCGGATTGGCATGGAAGCGACCGGCAAGCACTATGAGTTGGTGGCGCGTATGGCTATTCAAGCCGGTCACGTGGTCTACGTGATCAATCCTCGCTGGATCAAGAACTACGGCAAGGCGACCGGCGCACGCGGCAAGACCGATGCGATGGATGCCCAGGTGATCGCCCGGTACGTGAAGAAAGAAAGCGACCGCTTGCGTGAATACGTGCCACGCAGCGACGAGCAGCAGCAGATGCACGACCTGCTGCGCAAGCGACAGACGCTGGTGGAGACCCGGGCGCGTTTGGAACAGTCCTTCGAGGTCACCAAGAGCGCCCCAGGCGAACTGGCAGATATCCTTCAGGCAATGGCCAGCACGCTGTCGGAACTGGAAAGCCAACTGCAGCAGTTGTGCCGAGATGGAGAGCACGAAGCGCTCTACAAGCGTCTGCTGACCATTCCGGGGATCGGTCCGGCCGTGGCGGCGCATCTGGTCTACTACATGACGCGCTGGCCGCTGGCCAACGCCAACGCATGGATCGCCTGCACCGGCCTGGACCCTCGGCCCAACGAATCCGGCGGCAGAACGGGGCGGCGTCGACTGTCCAAACAAGGCGCGCCCGTACTGCGCCAGATGCTGTACATGGCGGCTATGGGTCTCAAGCGTTGCCGCGGCGGGCAGCCGCTTTACGACGATCTATCAGGGCGCGGACACCCAAGCACAGCCGTATTCAACATTCTGGCCAGAAAGCTGGCCAGGATTGCGTGGGGTGTATTCAAGAGCGGCAAGGATTTCGATCCAGCCCTGTTGAAGGTGGGCCAAGCCCGCTTCCAGCAGGCTTGA
- a CDS encoding zf-TFIIB domain-containing protein yields MQCPVCTTQTLQMAERHGIEIDYCPGCRGVWLDRGELDKIIERAGAAVQAPVQAAPQVAPQVVHRDTRHLGQRYDDNRGQHGHGYKKKKKESFLSELFDF; encoded by the coding sequence ATGCAGTGCCCCGTGTGTACGACCCAGACCCTGCAGATGGCCGAGCGCCACGGCATCGAGATCGACTACTGCCCGGGCTGCCGCGGCGTGTGGCTGGACCGGGGCGAGTTGGACAAGATCATCGAGCGGGCCGGTGCTGCCGTGCAGGCGCCGGTGCAGGCCGCGCCGCAGGTGGCGCCGCAGGTGGTGCACCGGGATACCCGCCATCTGGGCCAGCGTTATGACGACAACCGTGGGCAGCATGGCCACGGGTACAAGAAAAAGAAGAAGGAAAGCTTCCTGTCGGAGCTGTTCGATTTCTAA
- a CDS encoding response regulator has product MLLSKRHVEPRVLLIEDAEETRELSRLALESQACQVVGVSSAEAALGLLAAGERFDLLFTDVNLGLVSGIEAANRARGLYPHLPILVTSGMDQHAVLPQLRDGIHFLPKPYNMSELLDAIRLCFRHADAGVLTGPEAQAA; this is encoded by the coding sequence ATGTTGTTGTCCAAGCGCCACGTTGAACCCCGCGTCCTGCTGATCGAGGATGCCGAGGAAACCCGCGAATTGAGCCGGCTGGCGCTGGAAAGCCAGGCCTGCCAGGTGGTGGGCGTGAGCTCGGCCGAAGCCGCGCTGGGCCTGCTGGCAGCCGGCGAGCGCTTCGACCTGCTGTTCACCGACGTCAACCTGGGCCTGGTCAGCGGCATCGAGGCCGCCAACCGCGCGCGTGGCCTGTACCCGCACCTGCCCATCCTGGTCACCTCCGGCATGGACCAGCACGCCGTGCTGCCGCAGCTGCGCGATGGCATCCACTTCCTGCCCAAGCCGTACAACATGAGCGAACTGCTCGACGCCATCCGGCTGTGCTTCCGCCATGCCGATGCCGGCGTGCTGACCGGACCGGAAGCGCAGGCAGCCTGA
- a CDS encoding SMI1/KNR4 family protein: MPAELVARVESLLAEHPSLRGQPATDAEIEAAQQTLGIVFAPQYVAFIKHFGGSFGGVDIHAFANGSLIGRCTVTELTLRFRERYGDDVSDHLRTALAISDDGAGNPVLISTEGEIMLYLHDENEVEVLFPSLYDMMDAWVP, from the coding sequence ATGCCCGCCGAACTGGTTGCCAGGGTGGAATCCCTGCTGGCCGAGCATCCCAGCCTGCGCGGGCAACCGGCAACGGACGCCGAGATCGAAGCGGCCCAGCAGACACTCGGTATCGTGTTTGCGCCGCAGTACGTGGCCTTCATCAAGCACTTCGGCGGTTCGTTCGGTGGCGTGGATATCCACGCGTTCGCGAACGGTTCGTTGATCGGGCGTTGTACCGTGACCGAGCTGACCCTGCGTTTCCGTGAGCGTTACGGCGACGACGTGTCGGATCATCTGCGCACTGCGCTGGCCATTTCCGATGATGGTGCAGGCAATCCTGTCCTGATTTCCACGGAGGGCGAAATCATGCTTTACCTGCATGACGAGAACGAGGTGGAAGTGCTGTTCCCCTCGTTGTACGACATGATGGACGCGTGGGTACCGTGA
- a CDS encoding alpha/beta hydrolase-fold protein translates to MRLIVLSLLLSAVAAAPLMAAEPMPRIQAAPASPLVIGETFTIESKALGETRRINVYRPQPWDLDPKAPLPVLYMPDGGIGEDFLHVAGLVQVLSGNGSMRPFLLVGIENTERRRDMTGPSSDPQDQKIAPRIGGSAAYRAFLRDELMPQVRQRYPTTDERALIGESLAGLFVVETLLQEPTLFNSYIALDPSLWWNKGALLASAQQRLSAVTKAGPRVFLASSGQPELAQTTAQLATLLQQASPSPLVKYQPLPEETHATIYHPAALQALRTLFPAPAPATP, encoded by the coding sequence ATGCGCTTGATCGTGCTGTCGCTGTTGTTGTCCGCCGTTGCCGCTGCGCCGCTGATGGCGGCCGAACCGATGCCGCGCATCCAGGCGGCGCCGGCTTCACCGCTGGTGATCGGCGAGACGTTCACGATTGAATCGAAGGCGCTGGGCGAAACGCGCCGTATCAACGTGTACCGCCCGCAGCCGTGGGATCTGGACCCGAAGGCACCGCTGCCGGTGCTGTACATGCCGGATGGCGGCATCGGCGAGGACTTTCTGCATGTGGCCGGGCTGGTGCAGGTGCTGAGTGGCAACGGCAGCATGCGGCCGTTCCTGCTGGTGGGCATCGAGAACACAGAGCGCCGCCGCGACATGACCGGCCCCAGCAGCGACCCGCAGGACCAGAAGATCGCCCCACGCATCGGGGGTTCGGCGGCCTACCGCGCGTTCCTGCGCGATGAGCTGATGCCGCAGGTACGCCAGCGCTACCCGACGACCGACGAGCGTGCGCTGATCGGCGAGTCGCTGGCCGGCCTGTTCGTGGTGGAAACGCTGTTGCAGGAACCGACGCTGTTCAACAGCTACATTGCGTTGGACCCCAGCCTGTGGTGGAACAAGGGCGCGCTGCTGGCATCGGCGCAGCAGCGGCTGTCGGCCGTAACCAAGGCCGGCCCGCGTGTGTTCCTGGCCAGCAGCGGCCAGCCGGAGCTGGCGCAGACCACGGCACAGCTGGCCACGCTGCTGCAGCAGGCCTCGCCGTCACCGCTGGTGAAGTACCAGCCGTTGCCGGAAGAGACCCACGCAACGATCTACCACCCGGCTGCGCTGCAGGCGCTGCGCACGCTGTTCCCCGCGCCTGCGCCGGCCACGCCGTGA
- the umuD gene encoding translesion error-prone DNA polymerase V autoproteolytic subunit, whose translation MQSLPFPHTLARPIGPALIDGPAQFVPLASARARLGFPSPADDFMDEAIDLHRLLVRNPAATFLYRADGWSMSGAGVSDGDILVVDRSVTPLAGDLVIAIWDGNQPTCKVLQLFENHMELHSANPDFPPIVLEQPTEVEVFAVVGVVRQVKRRGSHVRTR comes from the coding sequence ATGCAGTCCCTCCCCTTCCCTCACACCTTGGCGCGGCCCATCGGGCCCGCCCTGATCGACGGCCCGGCGCAGTTCGTGCCCCTTGCCTCCGCGCGCGCGCGGCTGGGCTTCCCGTCGCCCGCCGACGACTTCATGGATGAAGCGATCGATCTGCACCGCCTGCTCGTGCGAAACCCGGCCGCCACGTTCTTGTACCGGGCCGATGGCTGGTCCATGAGCGGCGCCGGCGTCAGCGATGGGGACATCCTGGTGGTGGACCGGTCAGTCACGCCGCTGGCCGGCGACCTGGTCATTGCTATCTGGGATGGCAACCAGCCCACCTGCAAGGTGCTGCAGCTGTTCGAGAACCATATGGAGCTGCACTCGGCCAACCCAGACTTCCCACCCATCGTGCTGGAGCAGCCGACCGAGGTCGAGGTGTTCGCCGTAGTTGGCGTGGTTCGCCAGGTTAAGCGCCGAGGCAGCCATGTTCGGACTCGTTGA
- a CDS encoding Y-family DNA polymerase: MFGLVDGNNFYASCERVFQPALRGVPLVVLSNNDGCAIARSAEAKALGIKMGQPAHELKHLVRRHGLQMRSANFGLYGDMSARVVTILREAAPRVEVYSIDESFIDLAGVRDRERFARDLRQRVHRWTGIPNCIGIGPTKTLAKLANKVAKSADGVIDLGDAAYRDSVLRTFPVGDLWGVGRRLAPRLEAMGISTAAALRDASADDILATFGVTLARTQRELQGHPCMELEEVEPDRQQIMVSRSFADRVEDHEAVAQALATFAVRACEKLRARGLVTAGVWVFAHSDVFRPELRQHNASRTVVLPASTADTTVVLGIVRKLLRGLLRDGIGYKKAGVALLDLARPDELQADLFGPTVVGNERLMATMDRINQKFGRGTAGLGASGWQARPAWGMRQHMLSPNYTTSVQEIPIARC; encoded by the coding sequence ATGTTCGGACTCGTTGACGGCAACAACTTCTACGCCAGCTGCGAGCGCGTGTTTCAGCCGGCGCTGCGCGGCGTGCCGCTGGTGGTGCTGAGCAACAACGATGGTTGCGCAATCGCGCGCTCGGCCGAGGCCAAGGCCCTGGGCATCAAGATGGGCCAGCCGGCCCACGAACTGAAGCACCTGGTGCGTCGCCATGGACTGCAGATGCGCTCGGCCAACTTCGGCCTTTACGGCGACATGAGCGCCCGCGTCGTCACCATCCTGCGAGAGGCCGCGCCCCGCGTCGAGGTCTACAGCATAGATGAGAGCTTCATCGATCTGGCGGGCGTGCGGGACCGCGAGCGATTCGCCCGGGATCTGCGGCAACGTGTGCACCGATGGACCGGAATTCCCAATTGCATCGGCATCGGGCCGACGAAGACGCTGGCAAAGCTGGCCAACAAGGTGGCCAAGAGCGCCGACGGCGTGATCGACCTTGGCGACGCAGCCTACCGAGACTCGGTGCTGCGGACATTCCCCGTCGGGGATCTGTGGGGCGTTGGCCGCCGGCTGGCGCCGCGACTGGAAGCCATGGGCATCAGCACCGCGGCTGCTCTGCGCGACGCGTCGGCGGACGACATTCTGGCCACCTTCGGGGTGACGCTGGCGCGCACCCAGCGCGAGCTGCAGGGGCATCCCTGCATGGAGCTGGAAGAGGTGGAGCCAGACCGGCAGCAGATCATGGTCAGCCGATCGTTCGCTGACCGAGTCGAGGACCACGAAGCCGTTGCCCAGGCGCTGGCCACCTTCGCTGTGCGCGCCTGCGAAAAGCTGCGTGCCCGGGGCCTGGTCACCGCCGGCGTGTGGGTGTTCGCCCATTCCGACGTGTTTCGGCCGGAGCTGCGGCAGCACAACGCAAGCAGGACCGTCGTACTGCCCGCGTCGACCGCAGACACCACCGTGGTGCTGGGTATCGTGCGCAAGCTGCTGCGCGGCCTGCTCCGCGACGGGATCGGATACAAGAAAGCCGGCGTGGCGCTGCTCGACCTGGCCAGGCCGGATGAGCTGCAGGCGGATCTGTTCGGGCCGACGGTGGTCGGCAACGAGAGGCTGATGGCCACAATGGACCGGATCAACCAGAAGTTCGGGCGCGGCACTGCCGGCCTTGGCGCATCGGGTTGGCAGGCGCGGCCAGCGTGGGGCATGCGGCAGCACATGCTGTCGCCGAACTACACCACTTCCGTTCAGGAAATACCCATAGCGCGCTGCTGA